One window of the Rosa rugosa chromosome 3, drRosRugo1.1, whole genome shotgun sequence genome contains the following:
- the LOC133737516 gene encoding uncharacterized protein LOC133737516, translating into MIWSLHSPLGLALTLFFASLFLLLSSPSPTNASTRLVESVCNEVEGILKGSNSECLKALELDPRTGSASTYEVLAPIAIDLAIANAKDSEAFIKNLLKNNSSSTEAIKQCADSYNIVVRDFVGAKEELKEDPLSANYDIKIAGDNVHDCETALSSKGLQVPEIASRNHAVFLYSNIGFVITDHID; encoded by the coding sequence ATGATATGGAGTCTCCACTCTCCACTAGGTCTTGCGTTAACCTTGTTCTTTGCTTCCTTGTTCTTACTTCTCTCTTCCCCTTCACCCACAAATGCATCAACTCGTTTAGTTGAATCTGTGTGCAATGAAGTAGAAGGCATTTTGAAAGGCAGCAACTCTGAATGCTTGAAAGCTCTTGAGTTGGATCCTCGAACCGGATCGGCGTCCACTTACGAAGTGCTTGCCCCGATCGCTATTGATTTAGCAATAGCAAATGCAAAGGATAGCGAAGCTTTCATTAAAAATTTGCTCAAGAACAACTCTAGCAGTACTGAAGCTATAAAACAGTGTGCAGATTCATATAACATAGTGGTAAGGGATTTTGTAGGTGCCAAAGAGGAGCTGAAGGAGGACCCTTTGTCGGCCAACTATGACATCAAAATTGCCGGCGACAATGTCCATGATTGTGAGACCGCATTGAGTTCTAAAGGGCTTCAAGTTCCTGAAATAGCTTCCAGAAACCATGCAGTGTTCTTATATAGTAATATTGGATTTGTTATCACTGATCATATTGATTAA